The Podospora pseudocomata strain CBS 415.72m chromosome 1 map unlocalized CBS415.72m_1, whole genome shotgun sequence genome has a segment encoding these proteins:
- a CDS encoding uncharacterized protein (EggNog:ENOG503NY1R), with protein sequence MAAYYENSQSQWPPAPPPQVGGGWDHQTPPPARSGASSVIPREEPAAFSHQLEEVDRAIDNLLKSGKMYGAPGVGGRREFVPPNMIAAPRRYPGFDPRAPGGGPGSRPHSVADFGDVRGGPPHQNPTNLQNFYASQRHQTSRGSNEAEQMMQAKRRMAAQRERELRNYHQEQQYNRTAIVDPAGFNKPDRTLSPNSLPEEERRKLIAQQRQALYGEGEFSGGPPPPQARGFYGGGPMYDSGRASLGQIDPSAQGPLEGGQGLASAGGNDQARANSNSSPQSNPGGGGKGMYDAPLAQQTTRTSASSPGGSPPRQASQGGKPGQGSVAPIGTRPSVSGGSPSNPTLNKRSTTPLPSPLSQGYSVGGAEDNGAALAPASATAETAGNVGLGGWGGGRGGWGNSKPQASVWG encoded by the exons ATGGCGGCATACTACGAGAATTCGCAATCGCAATGgcctcccgctcctcctcctcaggtCGGTGGCGGCTGGGATCaccagacccctcctcccgcgcGGTCCG GTGCTAGTTCGGTCATCCCCCGCGAGGAGCCTGCGGCGTTTTCCCACCAGCTCGAGG AGGTTGACCGTGCCATCGACAACCTGCTCAAGAGCGGGAAGATGTATGGAGCGCCTGGCGTGGGTGGTCGTCGTGAGTTTGTTCCTCCTAACATGATTGCTGCACCCAGGAGATACCCAGGCTTCG ATCCCCGTGCTCCCGGCGGTGGCCCCGGATCCCGTCCCCACTCCGTGGCCGACTTTGGTGATGTCCGCGGCggtcctcctcaccagaaCCCGACCAACCTGCAGAACTTCTACGCATCGCAGCGGCACCAGACCTCGCGCGGCTCGAACGAGGCGGAGCAGATGATGCAGGCCAAGAGGAGAATGGCTGCTCAGCGGGAGCGTGAGCTTCGTAATTACCATCAGGAGCAGCAATACAACCGGA CTGCCATCGTCGATCCTGCTGGGTTTAACAAGCCCGACCGCACCTTGAGCCCAAACAGCCTGCCCGAGGAAGAGCGCCGGAAGCTTATTGCTCAACAACGCCAGGCACTGTACGGCGAGGGTGAATTTTCTGGTggcccgcctcctccccaggctCGCGGCTTCTATGGCGGGGGTCCCATGTATGATTCCGGCCGTGCTTCTTTGGGCCAGATTGATCCCAGCGCCCAGGGTCCTTTGGAGGGCGGACAGGGACTTGCATCTGCCGGAGGCAACGACCAGGCACGCGCCAACAGCAACTCGAGCCCTCAGTCGAACcccggcggtggaggaaaGGGTATGTACGACGCCCCTCTGGCTCAGCAAACGACTCGCACCagcgcttcttctcctggagGGTCCCCGCCTCGCCAGGCCTCTCAGGGCGGCAAGCCCGGCCAGGGGTCTGTTGCTCCCATTGGGACTCGCCCTTCGGTGAGCGGCGGATCGCCGTCGAACCCGACTTTGAACAAACGGTCGACGACTCCGTTGCCTTCGCCTTTGAGCCAAGGTTACAGTGTTGGGGGTGCTGAGGATAACGGGGCGGCCCTTGCTCCTGCCTCGGCCACGGCTGAGACTGCTGGGAATGTTGGGCTGGGCGGCTGGGGTGGcggtcgtggtggttggggcaATAGCAAGCCCCAGGCTAGCGTCTGGGGTTAA
- a CDS encoding uncharacterized protein (COG:S; EggNog:ENOG503Q4TH) — MQGRGRLPRLVFLSQCHRSLYASLSVNKNRLATSQNITSISHHNLPTYHFQICSFRVSAYRMSTPPPPTQLLFHHDASLATHTTTLLTITPFSSLPAPDQSLFKSPPTNAFVLTFPSTIFHPQGGGQPSDEGHITLTSPPSVAFAVISARHSITNPSQVLHLGFFAPSVPPPDEQPLFTPGDRITQTINASLRNYHSRLHTAGHVLGSAVRHLLESQIEDFDELKASHFPDSAACEFRGLIDSKWKEPIQEKVNELLAAKMPVEVEWWDEEDFRREGLERLIPRGKDGEVVKPENTDGGRWRVVRIVGAEVYPCGGTHVERTDLCGEVRVRKVGRGKGCSRVGYGVVPGLEG; from the exons ATGCAAGGGCGTGGTAGACTGCCTAGACTTGTTTTCTTATCTCAATGCCACAGGTCCCTGTACGCATCGCTTTCAGTGAATAAAAACCGGCTTGCAACATCTCAAAACATCACATCAATATCTCATCACAACTTACCCACCTACCACTTCCAGATCTGCTCTTTCAGGGTATCGGCCTACAGAATG tccaccccaccaccaccaacccagctcctcttccaccacgaTGCCTCCCTCGCAACCCAcacaacaaccctcctcaccatcacccccttttcctccctccccgcccctgACCAATCCCTCTTCaaatccccccccaccaacgcCTTCgtcctcaccttcccctcaACAATCTTCCACCCGCAGGGAGGTGGCCAGCCCTCAGACGAAGGCCACAtaaccctcacctcccccccctcggTAGCCTTCGCCGTCATCTCCGCCCGCCATTcaatcaccaacccctcacaAGTCCTCCACCTAGGCTTTTTTGCCCCTTCTGTCCCCCCACCTGATGAACAGCCACTATTCACCCCAGGAGACCGAATCACCCAAACCATCAACGCCAGCCTAAGAAACTACCACTCCCGCCTCCACACAGCCGGTCACGTCCTCGGCTCCGCAGTCCGGCACCTCCTCGAGTCTCAAATCGAAGACTTTGACGAGCTAAAGGCTTCACATTTCCCGGACTCGGCAGCGTGTGAGTTTAGGGGGTTGATAGACTCTAAATGGAAGGAACCGATCCAGGAGAAAGTCAATGAGCTTTTGGCCGCGAAGATGccggttgaggttgagtggtgggatgaggaggatttcagacgggaggggttggagaggttgatacCCCGggggaaggatggggaggtggtaaAGCCGGAGAACACGgacggggggaggtggagggttgTGAGGATTGTTGGGGCGGAGGTGTATCCCTGTGGGGGGACTCATGTGGAAAGGACGGACCTGTgcggggaggtgagggtgaggaaggtggggagggggaaggggtgttCGAGGGTTGGGTATGGGGTTGTTCCGGGGTTGGAGGGCTGA